A genomic region of Metopolophium dirhodum isolate CAU chromosome 1, ASM1992520v1, whole genome shotgun sequence contains the following coding sequences:
- the LOC132933978 gene encoding uncharacterized protein LOC132933978, producing the protein MTDFEKSIINACQEVYPNCPLSCCFFHFGQSMYRQIQSVGLQATYNDPDDRSLKMYSHMMLALAFVPLAEVPRIFSLLKNDAPEDLLPILEYFEKNYVVGVIARGRRRGILPRYPPEIWNQHQAALTGSHKTNNVSEGWHNRFQLVIGKHHPDLYSALGEIQKEQADAEIMIAELSLGRKVRALPKRKWRDFQKRIMSITAEFNTYQPLQFLRAIAHNIVL; encoded by the coding sequence ATGACTGACTTTGAAAAATCTATAATCAACGCTTGTCAAGAAGTTTATCCAAATTGTCCTCTCAGTTGTTGCTTTTTTCATTTCGGTCAATCAATGTATCGACAAATTCAATCTGTTGGTCTTCAAGCCACATACAATGACCCTGATGATCgttcattaaaaatgtacagtCATATGATGCTAGCGTTGGCATTCGTACCTTTGGCTGAAGTACCTCGCATTTTCTCGCTTTTGAAAAATGACGCGCCTGAAGATTTATTAccaattttggaatattttgaaaaaaattatgttgtaGGAGTAATAGCTAGAGGGCGAAGACGAGGAATTCTTCCACGTTATCCGCCAGAAATTTGGAATCAGCACCAAGCCGCTCTAACTGGTTCACACAAAACCAACAATGTAAGTGAGGGGTGGCACAATCGCTTCCAGCTTGTTATTGGAAAACATCATCCAGATCTTTACTCCGCTCTCGGTGAGATCCAAAAAGAACAAGCTGATGCTGAGATAATGATCGCGGAGCTGAGTTTAGGACGAAAAGTTAGAGCACTACCAAAAAGAAAATGGCGGGATTTTCAAAAGCGAATAATGTCCATTACTGCTGAATTTAATACATACCAGCCGTTACAATTTCTGAGGGCAAtcgcacataatattgttttgtaa